The Malus domestica chromosome 13, GDT2T_hap1 genome includes a window with the following:
- the LOC103452986 gene encoding CASP-like protein 1 has protein sequence MGSSNKPVIYFGFSLLLRSLLIAASVIGVVFMLSSKQSEDWYTDSSQTYYETLSFKFTQSPAFIYYVAALSLSGLYGLITMFTSFLVILAPASSAVLVLFAIFDVLILGIIASATGTTGSVAYILLRGNEDFRWSDSCYAYNKFCRHLGVSFGVSLVASILLVLLLWTSVITLSKRISSKRISPPPQFQLVSGTPT, from the exons ATGGGATCAAGTAACAAGCCTGTGATTTACTTCGGCTTCAGTTTGCTTCTCAGGAGCTTATTGATTGCAGCATCTGTGATTGGTGTTGTGTTCATGTTAAGTAGCAAGCAATCTGAAGATTGGTACACTGACAGCAGCCAAACTTACTACGAAAccctttcctttaaatttacTCAATCACCGGCCTTCAT ATACTATGTTGCAGCATTATCTCTTTCAGGGCTTTATGGTCTCATTACCATGTTCACATCCTTTTTAGTTATCTTAGCACCAGCTTCCTCAGCAGTCTTGGTCCTTTTTGCGATTTTTGATGTG TTGATATTGGGGATCATAGCGTCGGCCACAGGCACTACTGGAAGTGTTGCATATATCTTGCTAAGGGGCAATGAAGATTTTAGATGGTCGGATTCCTGCTATGCTTACAACAAATTCTGTCGACATCTCGGGGTCTCTTTCGGGGTTTCTTTAGTAGCCTCCATTTTGCTTGTCTTGCTTCTGTGGACCTCCGTCATCACTCTATCCAAAAGGATCTCCTCCAAACGGATCAGCCCACCACCACAGTTTCAATTAGTATCAGGGACACCTACTTAA